A region of Anopheles merus strain MAF chromosome 2R, AmerM5.1, whole genome shotgun sequence DNA encodes the following proteins:
- the LOC121590388 gene encoding 39S ribosomal protein L33, mitochondrial: MFITNILLKKAKSKNILVLMESAVSGHQFTMIRERLADKLELQRFDPYIQKMCLYRERKRLRSLN, encoded by the exons ATGTTCATCACCAACATACTGCTGAAGAAAGCGAAAAGCAA GAATATCCTCGTGCTGATGGAAAGTGCCGTCAGTGGGCATCAGTTTACCATGATCCGTGAGCGGTTGGCCGACAAGCTGGAACTGCAACGCTTTGACCCATACA TTCAAAAGATGTGCCTGTACCGGGAGCGCAAACGGCTACGAAGTCTCAACTAA
- the LOC121590383 gene encoding bifunctional lysine-specific demethylase and histidyl-hydroxylase NO66 produces METATATAGPPELVLPKDEPGAGNDVTPGGTTITTSTPLTGSNKKPPQKRKKPAASPQPSPSIKPKPDSEPAAADGSTTNGEQVRPVSEGSSQAEPTPVVKKQKKKHTEEGKQTTAATPPGKKQKGGTGKHVRFHIKLYSASKQPTAATTAGIAKKKKAKQQQQQQQAVPGVVPEQQHKQQNGATGAEPKKRASKKGRTAKVNGGAVGLPPASVVTPLKRASQIKQEPKTPSRVAHSPIVGGTSSSTTTTASPAGTALHELDSVTIGRQTFAWLIGPTISVDEFMRTHWERKPLLVQRSDRAYYAGLLSRAMIDEMLRTNNIEYTKNIDITSYRDGQRETHNPDGRVLPPDLWHFYDAGCSVRMLNPQTYLRSVYELNVKLQEYFHCMTGANFYLTPPGSQGFAPHYDDIEAFVLQIEGRKRWRLYGPRQPQEVLARVSSENLRQDELAGPPIVDVVLEAGDLLYFPRGCIHQAATVPGAHSLHITVSVYQRNCWADLFEQMLPIALATAADTEPQLREGLPLDLHQHFGIVHSDGISADRRRLIVRIRAMFDKLFSDAAIDAAVDQLAKRFQHDALPPLVDFGEWDDTVYGGGNYEFRPDGTVRCARPIDDRSSVRLLRRNILRLVSEEEKLRIYYHTDNSREYHQYEANFLELDHETALGVELLIKMYPRYVLVSSLPVEDRLEFIRSLWEKGLIVCRRPGEDARADTSASTP; encoded by the exons ATGGAAacagccaccgccaccgcaGGCCCTCCCGAGCTGGTCCTCCCGAAGGATGAGCCCGGCGCCGGGAACGATGTGACGCCGGGTGGcactaccatcaccaccagcacaccGCTAACCGGAAGCAACAAAAAGCCACcgcagaaaaggaaaaaaccgGCAGCCTCTCCGCAACCCTCCCCGAGCATAAAGCCAAAGCCGGACAGTGAG CCTGCTGCCGCTGACGGTAGCACCACCAACGGTGAACAGGTACGGCCAGTGTCGGAAGGATCGTCCCAAGCGGAACCTACGCCCGTGGTgaaaaagcagaagaaaaagcacACTGAAGAGGGAAAGCAAACGACGGCGGCGACACCACcgggaaagaagcaaaaaggggGCACCGGCAAACATGTGCGCTTTCACATTAAGCTGTATTCCGCATCGAAGCAACCGACCGCTGCCACGACGGCTGGCattgcgaagaaaaagaaagccaagcagcagcagcagcagcagcaggctgtGCCGGGTGTGGTTCCAGAACAGCAGCACAAGCAGCAAAATGGCGCTACCGGCGCCGAACCGAAGAAAAGAGCGTCGAAAAAAGGGCGCACCGCCAAGGTGAACGGCGGTGCGGTTGGTTTGCCGCCGGCGAGTGTCGTTACGCCGCTGAAGCGCGCCTCCCAGATCAAGCAGGAACCAAAGACACCGAGCAGGGTGGCCCATTCACCCATCGTCGGCGgcacctcctcctccaccaccactaccgccAGCCCGGCCGGCACAGCCCTGCACGAGCTGGACAGTGTGACGATTGGGCGGCAAACGTTCGCGTGGCTCATCGGCCCCACCATATCGGTGGACGAGTTTATGCGCACGCACTGGGAGCGGAAGCCGCTGCTGGTGCAGCGCAGTGACCGCGCGTACTATGCCGGCCTGCTGTCCCGCGCCATGATCGACGAGATGCTGCGCACAAACAACATCGAGTACACGAAAAACATCGACATCACGTCGTACCGGGACGGGCAGCGCGAGACGCACAATCCGGACGGGCGCGTGCTCCCGCCCGACCTGTGGCACTTCTACGACGCCGGCTGCAGCGTGCGCATGCTCAACCCGCAAACCTACCTGCGCTCCGTGTACGAGCTGAACGTGAAGCTGCAGGAGTACTTCCACTGCATGACGGGGGCGAACTTCTACCTGACGCCGCCGGGCAGCCAGGGCTTCGCGCCGCACTACGACGACATCGAGGCGTTCGTGCTGCAGATCGAGGGCCGCAAGCGCTGGCGCCTGTACGGGCCCCGCCAGCCGCAGGAGGTGCTGGCGCGCGTGTCGTCGGAAAACCTGCGCCAGGACGAGCTGGCCGGGCCGCCCATCGTCGACGTGGTGCTGGAGGCGGGCGATCTGCTGTACTTTCCGCGCGGCTGCATCCACCAGGCGGCCACCGTGCCGGGCGCCCACTCGCTCCACATCACCGTCAGCGTCTACCAGCGCAACTGCTGGGCGGATCTGTTCGAGCAGATGCTGCCGATCGCGCTCGCGACCGCGGCCGACACGGAGCCGCAGCTGCGCGAAGGCTTGCCGCTCGATCTGCACCAGCACTTCGGCATCGTCCACTCGGACGGCATCAGTGCGGACCGGCGCCGGCTGATCGTGCGCATCCGGGCCATGTTCGACAAGCTGTTCTCGGACGCGGCGATCGATGCGGCGGTCGACCAGCTGGCGAAGCGGTTCCAGCACGACGCGCTGCCCCCGCTGGTCGACTTTGGCGAGTGGGACGATACGGTGTACGGGGGCGGAAACTACGAGTTCCGCCCGGACGGGACGGTGCGGTGCGCCCGGCCGATCGACGACCGCTCCTCGGTGCGGCTGCTGCGCCGCAACATACTGCGGCTGGTGAGCGAGGAGGAAAAGCTGCGCATCTACTACCACACGGACAACTCGCGCGAGTACCACCAGTACGAGGCGAACTTCCTCGAGCTGGACCACGAGACGGCGCTCGGGGTGGAGCTGCTGATCAAGATGTACCCGCGGTACGTGCTCGTCAGCAGCCTGCCGGTCGAGGATCGGCTCGAGTTCATCCGCAGCCTGTGGGAGAAGGGTTTGATCGTGTGCCGGCGGCCGGGCGAGGATGCGCGCGCCGACACGTCCGCGTCCACACCGTAG
- the LOC121590380 gene encoding uncharacterized protein LOC121590380, producing MSTVHIARIMHDFLHRGVERELDQSPPGEEFYQLESPPHAANLLAFALNQLQPGSSGWTTMEDMGRPDLLPDRKQYKQLEQIVLRMPTLEFQLIPLVMQVDGGELQSSFLMRTRKAARSADCVYLDLTNRKYDQFAQFIASNTLPACVLWVPQDGRLRYAVQAGAPYPMLTIERHRIERVADKFRSITAVGTVVASVLSMTPLGSAVGLPLLVLSTAASSGFSLSSLVDGCKHENGKVVASRAVALAFSLTSFAGAGLTAACRVEKLRRLIPADRLVQLERAEKLLSGGLKKVAAGSIASTVVGTVCGWKTLSASEQIELGALLCFAYRESFSWAVVERLICTMQLDGVVKFFCTTCPNLAYDLLRVKIRGAHMEHYLQLVVDFLEKQVSFTVDDNFTTITLFGHTLQFDTMFSIDWKHLKMVLLFLQSSRSSVGNVCRSVGQPLTQHTLDDVLRLLQLVKSLPDISCAVAKCITLGRGHRFSFATVRALMSGAEGLNRAELLKQLAAFDRDRTAALNELRESGCIEGGDLALFRWLGCHQPADYDDALAALEQLAKLGVSSLRFEQTRIVVSALCALEAKPFLAVPSHLRALLLRDERFLALCNETDPELLPRANRAWIRTVTAGDDTLRQLETIELLKELFAGGTGTHPPLTLADALDYALGFEDGTVPQVYYRVLALWKQCTTVSPPPKPTCKARFLRLLEEVHVLHMDRYFAFRAGRGADGPMGDEAELISEVRKMLPRAESAGSGTGTLCFGPPERAACWLELIPALRNDWSRSRIYQALSALLTYGTAVVLEQRDKTLEQQQQQQQYVKLAGKKMLMFAQGDSRVVIEVLLPAENDNGMHRASFYLCGSAFGGADGRPA from the exons atgtcGACTGTGCATATTGCCCGCATCATGCACGACTTCCTGCACCGCGGGGTGGAAAGAGAGTTGGACCAGTCCCCGCCCGGCGAGGAATTCTACCAGCTCGAAAGCCCACCGCACGCGGCCAATCTGCTGGCGTTCGCACTCAACCAGCTGCAGCCGGGCTCGTCGGGCTGGACGACGATGGAGGACATGGGGCGGCCGGACCTGCTGCCCGACCGGAAGCAGTACAAGCAGCTGGAACAGATCGTACTCCGCATGCCGACGCTCGAGTTCCAGCTCATCCCGCTGGTAATGCAGGTGGACGGAGGAGAGCTGCAGTCGAGCTTCCTGATGCGCACACGCAAAGCGGCCCGCTCAGCCGACTGCGTGTACCTCGATCTGACCAACCGCAAGTACGACCAGTTTGCGCAGTTTATCGCCTCGAACACGCTGCCCGCCTGCGTGCTGTGGGTGCCGCAGGATGGCCGCCTGCGCTATGCCGTGCAGGCCGGTGCACCCTACCCGATGCTGACGATCGAACGGCACCGGATCGAGCGTGTGGCCGACAAGTTTCGCAGCATTACGGCCGTCGGGACGGTGGTTGCGTCGGTGCTGTCGATGACACCGCTCGGGTCCGCGGTAgggctgccgctgctggtgctgtcCACCGCTGCCAGCAGTGGCTTCTCGCTCTCGAGCCTGGTCGATGGCTGCAAGCACGAGAACGGCAAGGTGGTGGCTAGCCGCGCCGTCGCCCTCGCCTTCAGTCTGACCTCGTTTGCCGGCGCCGGGCTGACGGCGGCCTGTCGGGTGGAAAAGCTGCGCCGGCTGATACCGGCCGACCGGCTGGTGCAGCTCGAACGGGCGGAAAAGCTGCTGAGCG GTGGGCTAAAGAAGGTGGCCGCGGGCAGTATCGCCTCGACGGTGGTCGGTACCGTGTGCGGCTGGAAAACGCTCTCCGCCAGCGAGCAGATCGAGCTCGGGGCATTGCTGTGCTTCGCCTACCGGGAGTCCTTTAGCTGGGCCGTGGTGGAGCGGCTCATCTGCACGATGCAGCTGGACGGTGTGGTAAAGTTCTTCTGCACCACCTGCCCCAACCTAGCGTACGACCTGCTGCGCGTGAAGATCCGTGGCGCACACATGGAGCACTACCTGCAGCTGGTCGTCGACTTTCTCGAGAAGCAGGTAAGCTTCACGGTGGACGATAACTTCACCACGATCACGCTGTTCGGCCACACGCTGCAGTTCGACACGATGTTCTCCATCGACTGGAAGCATCTGaagatggtgctgctgtttcTGCAATCGTCCAGGAGCTCGGTCGGCAATGTGTGCCGCTCGGTCGGACAACCGCTGACGCAGCACACGCTCGACGATGTGTTGCGTCTGCTGCAGCTGGTCAAAAGTCTGCCGGACATTTCGTGCGCCGTGGCCAAATGCATCACCCTCGGCCGGGGGCACCGCTTTTCGTTCGCCACCGTGCGCGCACTCATGTCCGGGGCGGAAGGGCTGAACCGTGCGGAGCTGCTAAAGCAGCTCGCTGCCTTCGATCGCGATCGGACGGCGGCGTTAAACGAGCTGCGCGAATCCGGCTGCATCGAGGGCGGCGATCTGGCACTGTTTCGCTGGCTCGGCTGCCACCAGCCCGCTGACTACGATGACGCACTGGCCGCGCTGGAGCAGCTGGCCAAGCTGGGGGTAAGCTCGCTCAGGTTCGAGCAGACGCGGATCGTCGTGAGTGCGCTGTGCGCGCTCGAAGCGAAACCGTTCCTGGCGGTGCCCTCCCATCTGCGTGCCCTCCTGCTGCGGGACGAACGCTTCCTGGCCCTCTGTAACGAGACCGATCCGGAGCTGCTGCCACGGGCGAACCGTGCCTGGATCCGCACCGTGACTGCCGGTGACGATACGCTCCGGCAGCTGGAAACGATCGAGCTGCTGAAGGAACTGTTCGCAGGCGGCACCGGCACCCATCCACCGCTGACGCTGGCCGACGCCCTGGACTATGCGCTTGGATTTGAGGACGGTACCGTGCCGCAGGTGTACTACCGCGTGCTGGCGCTCTGGAAACAGTGCACCACCGTCAGCCCGCCGCCTAAACCAACGTGCAAGGCCCGCTTTCTCCGACTGCTCGAGGAAGTGCACGTGCTTCACATGGACCGATACTTTGCGTTCCGCGCTGGCCGTGGTGCCGACGGACCGATGGGCGATGAGGCCGAGCTGATCAGCGAAGTTCGCAAGATGCTTCCGAGAGCGGAGTCCGCAGGCAGCGGCACGGGTACGCTATGCTTCGGACCGCCGGAACGGGCTGCCTGCTGGTTGGAGCTGATTCCCGCACTGCGCAACGATTGGAGCCGCAGCCGCATCTACCAAGCGCTCAGCGCTCTTCTTACCTACGGCACTGCGGTCGTGCTGGAGCAGCGCGACAAAAccctcgagcagcagcagcagcagcagcagtacgtgAAATTGGCGGGCAAAAAAATGCTCATGTTTGCCCAGGGCGATAGTCGCGTGGTGATCGAGGTGTTGCTACCGGCGGAAAACGACAATGGAATGCACCGTGCCTCGTTTTATCTGTGCGGAAGTGCCTTCGGTGGTGCTGACGGACGGCCAGCATAA
- the LOC121590384 gene encoding signal recognition particle subunit SRP72, whose translation MSKSETKEATIRQLYTELNKYCSSADYDKALKAANKIIGLDATEWKAAKCKLVCLIQNGKFEEAIKFIERGTSIPDTTFEKAYSEYRLNRAEDAFRTIQAVAPGGGGGADQWAGLAPNLKELLAQILYRLERFDECFELYRNIIKNTHDDYDDERRTNMSAVAANQCIVGSGGGKQQSAAATNLPEDTYELTYNAACALAGRREYADAERKLRTSEKMCRDSLEEDGASEEDIIDEITIIKVQLAYCLQMQGRVKEASALYADALRHKTNDAALTAVVSNNLVVINRDQNVFDSRKKMKVATSEQADQKLTSRQRKTIAFNNCLLAYFASPSECGLLASRLANAHPDLEFQSLLVRVSQLARDKKYREAVELLEAYAQRLPAGRTAELLQVRFAIVQLQLVAGNRKAAIETLESLGEARYQPGVVSALVTLHLGLDNKQAASEILKSAVEWYKRQKSATISDSDLSDMWRQAASFHLRGGEPETAAKSLEELLRTHPNDMKLLAQLVIAYAQFDPKRAQQASKRLPALETLTTVSEIDALEATNWMMIAKAVKRKPNQPAGGGRTTGDQSPGVGTPSAEQQQQAARKQKRKKRKGKLPKNYIIGVLPDPERWLPRYERTGYRKKRDRRVKEIIKGSQGTASGQADQFDMSKAYNQTKNSPATPGSGGVTQLEQNAAAAAATRQLPRKSQHKKKKGKH comes from the exons ATGTCGAAAAGCGAGACGAAAGAAGCCACTATACGGCAGCTTTACACGGAGCTGAACAAATACTGCTCCAGCGCCGACTACGACAAGGCACTGAAGGCAGCCAACAAAA TTATTGGACTCGATGCCACCGAATGGAAGGCGGCGAAATGTAAGCTGGTCTGTCTGATACAGAACGGCAAGTTCGAGGAGGCGATCAAGTTCATCGAACGTGGCACCTCCATCCCGGACACCACGTTCGAGAAGGCGTACAGCGAGTACCGGCTGAACCGGGCCGAGGACGCGTTCCGTACGATCCAGGCCGTGGCCccgggaggaggaggtggtgcGGACCAGTGGGCTGGGCTGGCGCCGAACCTGAAGGAGCTGCTCGCCCAGATCCTGTACCGGTTGGAGCGGTTCGACGAGTGCTTCGAGCTGTACCGGAACATCATCAAGAACACGCACGACGACTACGATGACGAGCGGCGCACGAACATGAGCGCGGTGGCCGCGAACCAATGCATCGTCGGTAGCGGCGGCGGAAAGCAGCAGTCGGCTGCCGCCACCAATCTGCCCGAGGACACGTACGAGCTGACGTACAATGCGGCGTGCGCACTGGCCGGCCGCCGGGAGTACGCCGACGCGGAGCGGAAGCTGCGCACGAGCGAGAAAATGTGCCGCGACTCGCTCGAGGAGGACGGGGCCAGCGAGGAGGACATTATCGACGAGATTACCATCATCAAGGTGCAGCTGGCGTACTGTCTGCAGATGCAGGGCCGCGTCAAGGAAGCGTCCGCACTGTACGCGGACGCACTGCGCCACAAGACGAACGATGCGGCGCTGACCGCGGTCGTCAGCAACAATCTCGTTGTGATCAACCGCGACCAGAACGTGTTCGACTCGCGCAAGAAGATGAAGGTGGCCACCTCGGAGCAGGCGGACCAGAAGCTGACCAGCCGGCAGCGCAAGACGATCGCGTTCAACAACTGTCTGCTGGCGTACTTTGCCAGCCCGTCCGAGTGCGGACTGCTCGCGAGCCGGCTCGCCAATGCCCATCCCGACCTGGAGTTCCAGTCGCTGCTGGTGCGCGTCAGCCAGCTGGCCCGCGACAAGAAGTACCGGGAGGCGGTCGAGCTGCTCGAGGCGTACGCGCAACGGCTGCCGGCTGGGCGTACGGCCGAGCTGCTGCAGGTACGGTTCGCCATcgtgcagctgcagctggtgGCCGGCAACCGGAAGGCGGCGATCGAGACGCTCGAATCGCTCGGCGAGGCCCGCTACCAGCCGGGCGTCGTGTCGGCCCTGGTGACGCTCCATCTCGGGCTGGACAACAAGCAGGCGGCATCGGAGATACTGAAGAGTGCGGTCGAGTGGTACAAGCGGCAGAAGAGTGCCACCATCAGCGACAGCGATCTGAGCGACATGTGGCGCCAGGCCGCCAGCTTCCATCTGCGGGGCGGCGAGCCGGAAACGGCCGCCAAAAGCCTGGAGGAGCTGCTGCGCACCCACCCGAACGATATGAAGCTGCTGGCGCAGCTGGTGATTGCGTACGCGCAGTTCGATCCGAAGCGGGCGCAGCAGGCGAGCAAGCGGCTGCCGGCACTGGAGACGCTCACCACCGTGTCGGAGATCGATGCGCTCGAGGCGACGAACTGGATGATGATCGCGAAGGCGGTCAAACGCAAGCCGAACCAGCCGGCGGGCGGTGGGCGCACGACGGGCGACCAGTCCCCGGGCGTCGGTACCCCGTccgccgagcagcagcagcaggccgcCCGCAAGCAGAAGCGCAAGAAGCGCAAGGGCAAGCTGCCGAAGAACTACATTATCGGCGTGCTGCCCGATCCGGAACGGTGGCTGCCACGGTACGAGCGTACCGGCTACCGGAAGAAGCGCGACCGCCGCGTGAAGGAGATCATCAAGGGCAGCCAGGGCACGGCGTCCGGGCAGGCCGATCAATT CGACATGAGTAAGGCGTACAACCAGACGAAGAACTCGCCGGCCACACCGGGCAGTGGTGGTGTGACGCAACTGGAACAGAATGCGGCAGCTGCCGCCGCCACCCGCCAGCTGCCCCGCAAGAGCCagcacaagaagaagaagggcaAACACTAG
- the LOC121590387 gene encoding uncharacterized protein LOC121590387 — MENASKEELCELMDKLLLNSLDLIEQDVRLSQDIARLTTEGQMELAHTRFTKGPNAVSAVQLPTEDYKPFQALATVQVEEAVEDDAGAIQQRTLERHPVGDGEDGASRIDPSAWFGILRPPSLNNAKERFARSLDTIVERANVRVRLSSYLNMFGLLEKRKTEL, encoded by the coding sequence ATGGAAAACGCGTCCAAGGAGGAACTGTGCGAGCTGATGGACAAACTGTTGCTCAACTCGCTCGACCTGATCGAGCAGGACGTTCGGCTGAGCCAGGACATTGCGCGCCTCACCACCGAGGGCCAGATGGAGCTGGCACACACCCGCTTCACCAAGGGCCCGAATGCGGTCAGTGCGGTGCAGCTGCCGACGGAGGACTACAAACCCTTCCAGGCACTGGCCACGGTGCAGGTGGAGGAAGCGGTCGAAGACGACGCGGGCGCCATCCAACAGCGTACGCTGGAGCGGCATCCGGTGGGCGACGGGGAGGACGGAGCATCCCGCATCGATCCGAGTGCGTGGTTCGGGATTTTGCGGCCACCATCCCTGAACAATGCGAAGGAACGGTTTGCCCGCTCGCTGGACACGATCGTCGAGCGGGCCAACGTGCGGGTGCGGTTGAGCAGCTACCTAAACATGTTCGGGCTGCTCGAGAAGCGTAAAACGGAGCTGTAG
- the LOC121590385 gene encoding phospholipid phosphatase 4 — MTSKGMSGVAYACGGTAGQKKLPRAPEYNLPLETVVRIALTCIYIALEFKAPFVRKIQPEELWLYRNPRTDSYVPLTMLWPIVLGVPGLAFTLHYLRTRDRQELRCTVLAFTLGLGLNGVITNTVKIAVGRPRPDFFWRCFPDGVLNDELHCTGKDMRALIDGRKSFPSGHSSFAFVGLGFLTWYLIGKLHLMNERGRGRSVRVIAAGLPLFAATMIAISRTCDYHHHWQDVTVGSLIGIVLSYLCYRQYFPAFSDRNCHVPYALLDATPSSPSRVKRAQPLPAGGTAPNTPAHRPTHYEARAQDDEQEQDSDTETRRLLSSSPAEQKEAKWI, encoded by the exons ATGACGTCCAAGGGCATGTCCGGCGTGGCGTACGCTTGCGGCGGTACGGCGGGACAGAAGAAACTTCCACGCGCCCCGGAATACAACCTGCCGCTGGAAACGGTCGTGCGGATTGCTCTGACGTGTATTTACAT TGCGCTGGAGTTTAAGGCCCCGTTCGTGCGCAAGATCCAGCCGGAAGAGCTGTGGCTGTACCGGAATCCCCGCACGGACAGCTACGTACCACTGACCATGCTTTGGCCGATCGTGCTCGGCGTGCCGGGGCTGGCATTCACGCTGCACTACCTGAGGACGCGCGACCGGCAGGAGCTGCGCTGCACCGTGCTCGCCTTCACGCTCGGGCTCGGCCTGAACGGGGTGATAACGAACACGGTCAAGATTGCGGTCGGCCGCCCGCGGCCGGATTTCTTCTGGCGCTGCTTCCCGGACGGTGTGCTGAACGACGAGCTGCACTGCACCGGGAAGGACATGCGCGCACTGATAGACGGGCGCAAGAGCTTCCCATCCGGGCATTCCTCCT TCGCCTTTGTTGGGCTCGGTTTCCTGACCTGGTACCTGATCGGCAAGCTGCACCTGATGAACGAACGGGGCCGGGGCCGGTCGGTGCGCGTGATTGCCGCCGGGTTGCCCCTGTTTGCCGCCACCATGATCGCGATCAGCCGAACGTGCGACTACCATCATCACTGGCAGGACGTGACGGTCGGTTCGCTGATCGGGATCGTGCTGTCCTATCTCTGCTACCGTCAGTACTTTCCCGCCTTTTCCGACCGCAACTGTCACGTGCCGTACGCGCTGCTCGACGCCACACCGAGCAGCCCGAGTCGAGTGAAGCGTGCGCAACCGCTACCGGCTGGCGGAACGGCACCGAACACTCCGGCGCACCGGCCGACCCACTACGAGGCGCGTGCTCAGGATGATGAGCAGGAACAGGATTCGGATACCGAGACGAGACGGTTACTGTCCTCATCACCGGCCGAGCAGAAGGAAGCGAAGTGGATTTAG
- the LOC121590386 gene encoding probable acylpyruvase FAHD2, mitochondrial translates to MPTTSKFLQSTRKIIGAGVNYKEILRLTNSPKPDAPVIFFKPISSLLDAGSGSTGSTGTPPTIRIPRVFGGVINFEAELGVIIGRRCANVPTDQAMTYVGGYCLALDMTGMDFILDARPKGLPWCLGKGFDTSTPVSAMVRRADLPNPDDVRVWCEVNGVRKQDDSTRNLIFPIAELIAYVSRFMTLEENDLLLTGTPAGAGPVRHGDVIVCGLGEDLMTMRCQVADE, encoded by the exons ATGCCGACCACGTCCAAGTTCTTGCAGTCGACCAGGAAAATTATCGGTGCTGGCGTAAACTACAA AGAAATTTTGCGCCTCACAAACTCCCCCAAACCGGATGCACCCGTCATCTTCTTCAAGCCCATCTCGTCCCTGCTGGACGCTGGCAGTGGATCGACTGGCTCCACCGGCACCCCGCCAACCATCCGCATCCCGCGCGTCTTCGGCGGCGTAATCAACTTCGAGGCCGAGCTGGGCGTCATCATCGGGCGGCGCTGCGCGAATGTGCCCACCGACCAGGCGATGACGTACGTCGGTGGCTACTGTCTCGCCCTCGACATGACCGGCATGGACTTTATACTGGACGCCCGGCCGAAGGGACTGCCCTGGTGCCTTGGCAAGGGGTTCGACACGTCCACGCCGGTCAGCGCGATGGTGCGGCGGGCCGACCTGCCCAACCCGGACGATGTGCGCGTCTGGTGCGAGGTCAACGGTGTGCGCAAGCAGGACGACAGTACGCGCAATCTGATCTTCCCGATCGCGGAGCTAATCGCGTACGTGTCGCGCTTCATGACGCTGGAGGAGAACGATCTGCTGCTGACGGGTACGCCGGCCGGTGCCGGCCCAGTACGGCACGGGGACGTAATTGTGTGTGGGCTAGGGGAAGACCTGATGACGATGCGCTGCCAGGTGGCTGATGAGTag